ATCGCGTGCTGGGCATCTTCCTGCCGCTGATCACCACCAACTGCATCGTCCTGGGCGTTGCCCTGCTCAATGCCAACAAGGCCGAGTTCACCTTCATCACCGCCACCGCCAATGGTTTCGCCGCCGGCCTGGGCTTCTCCCTGGTGCTGGTGCTGTTCGCCGCCATGCGTGAGCGCATCGCCATCGCCGACGTACCGAAATCCTTCCAGGGCGCGGCCATCGGCATGATCACCGCGGGCCTGATGTCGCTGGCGTTCATGGGCTTTACCGGGTTGATCAAGCTATGAGCCTGGTGCTGGTCGCCGTCCTCGCCCTGCTCGCGCTGTGCCTGATCGCCGGTGCCATCCTCGGTTTTGCCGCCGTGCGCTTCAAGGTCGAGGGTGACCCCATTGCCGAACAGATCAACGCCCTGCTGCCGCAGACCCAGTGCGGCCAGTGCGGCTACCCCGGCTGCAAGCCGTACGCCGAGGCGATTGCCGGCGGCGACAAAATCAACAAGTGCCCGCCCGGCGGCGAGACGACCATCCAGGCGCTGGCCGATCTGCTCGACGTCGAGCCCGAGCCGCTGGATGCGGTGGAAGGCGAGAAGCCGCAGATGGTCGCGTTTATCCGCGAAGCCGAATGCATCGGCTGCACCAAGTGCATCCAGGCCTGCCCGGTGGACGCCATCGTCGGCGCCGCGCGGCAGATGCATACGGTGATCGCCAGCGAGTGCACCGGCTGCGACCTGTGCGTCGAGCCATGCCCGGTGGACTGCATCGACATGCTCGAAGTTGGCAGCACCGTGCAGAGCTGGAAATGGGACAAACCACTGGCACCCGGCCAGTTGATCGCCAGTGACCGGGAGCAGGCAGCATGAGCACGCAGGTAAATATCTGGGATATCCCGGGTGGCATACACCCTGCCGAGCGCAAGGAGCTGTCCAACCGCACGCCGATCCAGCAGGCGCCACTGCCCAAGCGCCTGGTCTTGCCGCTCGGCCAGCATATCGGTACGGTCGCCGAGCCCTGCGTGGTGGTCGGCCAACGAGTGCGCAAGGGCGAGAAGATCGCCGAAGCCAACGGCTTCGTCAGCGCGCCGCTGCATGCACCCACCTCCGGCACCGTCAGCTTTATCGGCGCGCAGCCGTACCCGCACGTCTCCGGCATGCTGGCGCCAGCCATCGTCATCGACAGCGACGGTCTGGATGAATGGGGCGAGCTGACACCCCATGCCGACTACCGGCATATGGAATCTGCCGAGCTGCTGGCACTGATCCGCGAGGCCGGCATCAACGGCCTGGGCGGCGCCGGCTTCCCTACGGCGGTCAAGCTCACCGCACGGCCGACGCAAAAGATCCACACGCTGATCATCAACGGCACCGAGTGCGAGCCCTATATCACCGCCGATGACCTACTGATGCGCGAACGCGCCGCCGAGCTGGTGGCCGGTATCGAGATACTGGCCCATCTGATTCAGCCGGAGCAGGTGCTGATCGGTATCGAAGACAACAAGCCCGAGGCCATCGCCGCCGTACGCGCCGCCTGCGCCGGGCATGACTACCAGGTGCGGGTGTTCCCCACCAAGTACCCCTCCGGCGGTGAGAAACAGCTGATCCAGATTCTCACTGGTGTCGAGGTGCCCTCGGGCGGGCTGCCGGCCGATATCGGCATTCTCTGCCAGAACGTCGGTACCTGCGTGGCCATCCACGACGCCGTGCTGTTGGGCAAGCCGTTGATCTCACGCATTACCACGCTGACCGGCGAAGCGCTGGCGCGGCCCGGCAATGTCGAGGCGCTGATCGGCACACCGGTGGGCGAGCTGCTGGCGTTCGCCGGACTGGACACCAGCAAACTCAACCGCCTGATCATGGGCGGGCCGATGATGGGCTTCACTCTGCCCAGTCTCGAGGTGCCGCTGATCAAGAGCAGCAACTGCCTGCTGGCCAGCACCGCTGCCGAGCTGCCGCTGCCACCGCCGGCCATGCCCTGCATCCGCTGTGGCGAATGCGCCGAGGCCTGTCCGGCCAGCCTGTTGCCGCAGCAACTGCACTTCTTCGCCCTGGGCCAGGAGCACGAACAGCTCAAGGCGCACAACCTGTTCGACTGCATCGAATGCGGCGCCTGCGCTTACGTCTGCCCATCCAGTATCCCGCTGGTGCAGTACTACCGCGCGGCCAAGGCGGAAATCCGCGAGCTGGAACAGAAACAGCTCAAGGCCGAGCACTCCAAACAGCGCTTCGAGCAACGCCAGGAACGCCTGCGTCGCGCCGAGGAGCAGAAGGAAGCCGAGCGCAAGGCCCGTGCAGAGAAAGCCGCCCGCGCCAAGGCCGCGCAAGCCGAAGCCCCCGTCGCAGCGGCGGCGGCGCCAGCCGATGAAACGCTGAAGAAGCTCAAGATCGAAGCCAGCATGGCCCAGGTCGCACTGAAGAAGGCCGAGAAACAGCTGGCCGCCCACGACACGCCCGAGCTGCAGGTACAGGTCGCCGAGCTGCGCGCCGCCGCCGAAGCCGCACAGAAGGCGCTGGCCGATGCCCAGGCTACAGCCCCTGCCCCAGCGCCCCAGCCAGCCGGCGATGAAGCGCTGAAAAAAGCCAAGATCGAAGCCGCCATGCTCAAGGCGCAATTGCGCAAGCTGGAGAAGATCGAAGCGCCGGACGATGATCAGCAGGCCGAAATCGCCCGCGTGCGCCAGCAGCTTGAAGCCGCCGAGAAGTCCCTGATCGATCTGCAGAACCAGGCACCCGCCCCAGCCGCCAAATCCGCTGGCGACGAAGCGCTGAAAAAGGCCAAGATCGAAGCGGCTATGCTCAAGGCCCAGTTGCGCAAGCTGGAAAAGATCGAGAACCCGGACGACGAGCAGCAGGCCGAAATCGCCCGCCTGCGCCAGCAACTGGAAGCCGCCGAGAAGGTCCTGGTCAGGCTGCAGAACCAGGCGCCTGCGCCGGCTGCCAACCCCGTCAGCAACGAAGCGCTGAAAAAAGCCAAGATCGAAGCCGCCATGCTCAAGGCGCAATTGCGCAAGCTGGAGAAGACCGAAGCGCCGGACGATGATCAGCAGGCCGAAATCGCCCGCGTGCGCCAGCAGCTTGAAGCCGCTGAGAAAGCCCTCGCCGAATTTCAGGAGCAGGCGCCCATCCCGGCAGCCAAACCCGCCGGCGAAGAGGCATTGAAGAAAGCCAAGATCGAACTGGCGATGAAACGCGCCGAGCTGAAAAAGGCGGAAAAAACCGGCAGCGACGAAACCACGCTGCAGCCGCTGCGCGATGCCCTGGCTGACGCTGAACACGCTCTACATGCCGCCGAGGCGGCCTCGGGCAAACCGGCGCCGGAGCTGGTGCGCACCGAACGCCCCGGCGTAGATGCCGAACTGAAAGCCCTGAAGACCGAAGTAGCCTTCGCCCGCGCCGATCTGCGCAAGCTGGAGCGTGACGAGAGCGCCGCTGGCGAGGCGCTGGAACAGGCGCGTAACCGCCTGACCGAAGCCGAACGCAAGCTGGCCGAATACCAGAAGTAGCGATCGTCCAGGGCAGGCTGCACTGCGATTAAAGCCCCTCTCCCACTTGTGGGAGAGGGGTTGGGGAGAGGGCCAGTGCGCCGCACCCTCTCCCCGGCCCTCTCCCGTAAACGGGAGAGGGGGAATGAAAACGCCGGCACGCCGGTACAGCGCCCCGGATTGCATCCGGGCTACAAAAGACACCCGTTGCGCCGGAGCATCCGGGCGGCACAGACAACCGTAGCCCGGATGCAATCCGGGGAATGAACACCACTGCGCTCAATACGAACGCAGCAACAGAACCAACGGAGCGCCGATGGCCCTGCCCCGTATCACATCGCCCCACGCCACGGGCAGCAACCGTACCCAGCAGGTCATGCTGCAGGTGCTGCTGGCCACCGTGCCGGGCATCCTCGCCCTGACCTGGCTATTCGGTGCCGGCACCCTGTTCAATCTGGCATGGGCCTGCCTCTGCGCGCTGGGCTTCGAGGCCGCATTGCTGGCCGCACGCAAACGCCCGATCGCCTTCTTCCTCAAGGACTACAGCGCCCTGGTCACCGCCGTGCTGCTGGCCCTGGCCCTGCCGCCCTACTCGCCCTGGTGGCTGACCCTGATCGCCTGCGGCTTCGCCATCGGCTTCGGCAAGCAACTCTATGGCGGCCTCGGGCAGAACCCGTTCAACCCGGCGATGGTCGGCTACGTGGTGGTGCTGATCTCCTTCCCCGTCGACATGACCAGTTGGCCCGCGCCGCATGGCGTCGCCGCGCTGGATGGCCTCAAGCACATCCTCGGCATCGCCAGCCTGCCCGATGGCTGGGCCCAGGCCACCGCACTGGACGCCCTGAAGGTGAACAAGAGCCTGACCATCGACGAACTGCGCGCCGCCAATCCGGCCTTCGGCCACTTCGGCGGCGCCGGCAGCGAGGCGGTCAACCTGGCTTTCCTCGCCGGCGGTCTGTATCTGCTGCACAAACGCCTGATCACCTGGCACGCGCCGGTGGGTATGCTCGCCGCCCTGTTCGTCATGAGCCTGCTGTTCTGGAACGGCAGCGGCTCGGATTCCAACGGCTCACCGCTGTTTCACCTGCTCACCGGCGCGACCATGCTCGGCGCCTTCTTCATCGTCACCGACCCGGTCTCCGGCGCCACCAGCAATCGCGGGCGGCTGGTGTTCGGCATCGGCGTCGGCGTGCTGGTCTACGTGATCCGCGCCTGGGGTGGTTACCCGGATGCGGTGGCCTTCGCCGTGCTGCTGATGAACCTGGCGGCGCCGACCATCGACTACTACACCCGGCCGCGCAGCTACGGCCACCGCAAGCCCAATAGCGGCTTCAAGCTGGGAGAATGAGCATGCTGCCGGAAATCAGCCGTTCGATGCTGAAAAACGCCCTGATCCTCGGCCTGTTCGCCATTGGCACAGTCGGTAGCGTTGCCCTGCTGCAACAGGGCACCGCCGAGCGCATCGCCGCCGCCGAGCGTGAAGCGCAGGTGCGCGCCCTGGCCGAAATCCTGCCCGCAGGCAGCTACGACAATCACCTGCTGGACAACCGCATCGAGCTTAACGCTCCCGAGCTGGGTCACCGCAGTGCGCAGTCGGCCTACCTGGCATTGAAGAGCGACCAGCCCAGCGCGCTGATCCTGCCGGTGAGCGCCCCGGACGGTTACAGCGGCGCCATTCACCTGCTGGTGGGCATCTTCGCCGACGGCCGCCTGGCCGGCGTGCGTGTGCTCAGCCACAGAGAAACCCCAGGCCTGGGCGACAAGATCGAACTGGCCAAGAGCGACTGGATCCGCAGCTTCGAGGGTAAATCCCTGAGTAACCCTGGCAATGACGGCTGGGCGGTAAAGAAGGATCGCGGCGAGTTCGACCAGTTCGCCGGTGCCACCATCACCCCGCGTGCAGTGGTCAAGGCCGTGCACGGCGCCCTGCAGTATTTCGATGTACACCGCGACCAACTATTGGGCGTGGCGGAGGACGCGCAATGACCAGCTACCGCGAAATAACCCTCAATGGCCTGTGGAAGAACAACCCGGCGCTGGTGCAGCTGCTCGGCCTCTGCCCGCTGCTGGGGGTGAGCAATTCCACGGTCAACGCCCTTGGCCTGGCCCTGGCCACGACGCTGGTGCTGGCCTGTTCCAACACCGCTGTGTCGCTGGTGCGTGGCGTGGTCAATACCGCCGTGCGCCTGCCGGCCTTCGTCATGATCATCGCCGCGCTGACCACCTGCATCGAGCTGTTGATGCAGGCCTACACCTACGAACTGTACCAGATCCTCGGCATCTTTATTCCGCTGATCACCACCAACTGCGTGATCCTCGGTCGCGCCGACGGCTTCGCCGCCAAGCACGACCCGGCCCGCGCCGCCTACGACGGTCTGATGATGGGCCTGGGCTTCGGCGTGGTGCTGGTGTTGATCGGCGCCATTCGCGAGCTGCTCGGCACCGGCGCGCTGTTCGCCAATATGCACCTGTTGTTCGGGCCGATTGCCGCCGAGTGGAAACTTACCCTGGTGCAGGATTACAAGGGCTTTCTGCTGGCCATCCTGCCGCCGGGCGCCTTCATCGTTCTGGGCCTGCTGATCGCCGGCAAGAACCGCATCGATCAGATCGCCGCGGAACGGGCCAAGGCCGCCGCTCCCGAGGCGCCCGTACAAAGCCGCCGCGTTCGCGTTACCGGAGTCATCGAATGAACGCCGCCAAACGCCTGGAAATCTTCCGTCGCCTGCACGAGGACAACCCCGAGCCGAAGACCGAGCTGGCCTACAGCACGCCCTTCGAGCTGCTGGTGGCGGTGACGCTATCGGCACAGGCCACCGACGTCAGCGTCAACAAGGCCACGGCCAAGCTGTTCCCGGTGGCCAATACGCCGGAGGCCATGTACGCCCTCGGCGTCGAGGGTTTGTCCGAATACATCAAGACCATCGGCCTGTACAACAGCAAGGCGAAGAACGTCATCGAGGCCTGCCGCATCCTCATCGAGAAGCACGGCAGCCAGGTGCCGGACAACCGCGAAGACCTCGAAGCCCTGCCCGGTGTCGGCCGCAAGACGGCCAACGTGGTGCTCAACACTGCCTTCCGTCAGCTCGCCATGGCTGTGGACACGCACATCTTCCGCGTCAGCAACCGCACCGGCATCGCCCCCGGCAAGAACGTGGTCGAGGTGGAGAAGAAGCTGCTCAAGTTCGTGCCCAAGGATTATCTGCTCGACGCCCATCACTGGCTGATCCTGCATGGGCGCTACGTCTGTACCGCACGCAAACCGCGCTGTGGCGCCTGCCGCATCGAAGATCTGTGCGAGTACAAGGCGAAAACTTCCGACGATTGATCGACCATAGAATCTGGCGATCCTCTGATTGAAAAAATCTTTTTTACCCGCTCAATTTTTGCCGCTATAAGGTGCGCCATTGGCCCCAGTAAATGGCCTGGAGTGGAAGAAATGAGCACAGACAAAGAAGACCTCGAGCTGGACGAAGACTTTGTCGCGGACGATGCAGACGATGCCGAGCCTGCGGTAGAAGTCGCCAAGACCAACCTGACCAAGCGCCGCATCATCGACAACTTCCTCGAAGAACGACGCCTGCACAAACAGCTGGCCGAATACGACTTCGATATCTGAGAGCCGCTGCCTTCTACAAGAGCCCCGCAAGCCGGGGCTTTTGTTTGAGCGCCGAAATTGACAGACCTGAAACGACGAACCCCGGCACAAGGCCGGGGTTCGCTGGCAGGCTGAAGCGGTCGATCAGACCAGCTTGCGGCCCTTGCCGGCAGCGATGCGCATGCGCAGGGCATTGAGCTTGATGAAGCCTGCCGCGTCCTGCTGGTTGTAGGCGCCGCCATCTTCCTCGAAGGTCGCGATGTTGGCGTCGAACAGCGAATCGTCGGACTTGCGGCCGGTGACGATGACGTTGCCCTTGTACAGCTTCAGGCGCACCACACCGTTCACGTTGGCTTGGGAGGCGTCGATCATCTGTTGCAGCATCAGACGCTCCGGGCTCCACCAGAAACCGTTGTAGATCAGGCTGGCATATTTCGGCATCAGCTCGTCTTTGAGGTGAGCGACTTCGCGGTCGAGGGTGATCGACTCGATGGCGCGGTGGGCCTTGAGCATGATGGTGCCGCCGGGGGTTTCGTAGCAGCCACGCGACTTCATGCCGACGAAGCGGTTCTCGACGATATCCAGACGGCCGATGCCGTTCTCGCCGCCGATGCGGTTCAGCTCGGCCAGCACCTGCGCCGGGGTCATGGCCTTGCCGTCGATGGCGACGATGTCACCGGCCTTGTAGGTCAGTTCGATGTAGGTCGGGGTGTCCGGCGCCGCTTCCGGCGACTTGGTCCAGCGCCACATGTCTTCTTCGTGCTCGGTCCAGGTGTCCTCCAGCACACCACCTTCATAGGAGATATGCAGCAGGTTGGCATCCATGGAGTACGGCGACTTCTTCTTGCCGTGGCGCTCGATCGGGATGGCGTGCTTCTCGGCGTAGTCCATCAGCTTCTCGCGCGACAGCAGATCCCACTCGCGCCACGGAGCGATGACCTTGACGCCTGGCTTGAGCGCATAGGCGCCCAGCTCGAAACGCACCTGGTCGTTGCCCTTGCCGGTGGCACCGTGGGAGATGGCATCGGCGCCAGTCTCGTTGGCGATCTCGATCAGGCGCTTGGCGATCAGCGGACGGGCGATGGACGTACCCAGCAGGTACTCGCCTTCGTAGACAGTGTTGGCGCGGAACATCGGGTAGACGAAGTCGCGGACGAATTCTTCGCGCAGGTCGTCGATGTAGATTTCCTTGACGCCCAGAGCCTGGGCCTTGGCGCGGGCCGGCTCGACCTCTTCGCCCTGGCCGAGGTCAGCGGTGAAGGTCACCACTTCACAGTTGTAGGTATCTTGCAGCCACTTGAGGATCACCGAGGTGTCCAGGCCACCGGAATAGGCCAGAACTACCTTTTTGACGTCCGCCATGCCATCACTCCACGGGTTGTACGGTAAAACCCGTAATTCTACTGGCCTCGCGCCGCAATTTACAGGGGCGCGACACACAGCGTTGCGCAAGCGACGCCGACTGGATTCAGGATGGGCTGCTTCCGGGTGGGTCGACCGGCGTGGTGGCCGGGGCAGGCGCACTCTGTTGTGGCACTTCTGCCGCTGGCACACGCTCCAGACGCAGGGTCGCACGGCGATTCTTGGCGCGATTGGCGTCGCTGGTGTTCGGCACCAGCGGGTAACGCTCGCCATGAAAACGCATGGTGATCTGCTCGACCGGTATGCCGCCGGCCACCAGATACTCCTGCACCGCCAGTGCACGGCGGCGTGACAGGTCGCGATTGGTCAGGCGGTTACCACTGTTATCGGCGTGACCGTCGATCTGAAAGCTGTTGATGCTCGGGTCGGCTTTGACGAAGTCGAGGATGATGTCGAGCTTGGACTTGGCCATTGGGTCGAGATCGATGCCGCCACCGGGAAAGCCGATCTGCGCCTGGCGAATCTGATCGAAATTGACCGGCAGCAACTTGGCGGTACAGGCTTGGTAGTCCTCATAAGCCTTGTGAAACTTCACCGGCAGCAGGCGCACCTCCAGGTTGTCGCCGCCATTGAGCGTGCGGTGGCGCACCAGCGGGCTGCGCCCTTCGAGCAAACCGGTGAGCAGGCGCGCGCCCTGCTCCTGCGAGCTGTTGAACGGCACCTCGCCGTTACCAACACTGACTACTCCCAGGTTGATATCACCGCGCCCCGGCTGCCAGGGCGCCGCCGCCGCCAGCAAGGTCGCCGACCCCGCGCCCATCCAGCGCTCGCGGGCCTTGAGGCGGAAGGTGACTTGTTCACCCGCGCGGCGCACGAACTCACCGCTGCCGAAATTGCTGATCGGCTGGCTCAGGCGACACTCGAACTGATCACCTTCTACCGTCCACTCCACCTTCTCCAGTCGCGTCTGGAAGCTGATGGCATGCGCAGGCATGCATAAAGGCATGCCTGCCAGCAGGCTGATCAGAAGGAAATTGGACGCACGCACGACAGGCTCCACGGCGGTTCACGGCATTCCCAAGGGGTATCGGTCAGGTTCGCGAAAACTTGACCCCCTGCGTGCGATTGTCACGCTGGCGCGAGCGCGAACAGGCGCTTTTCAGGTACCATGCGGCCACGTTTTACCCGCCTGGAAGCCTCCATGTCCGACCGTCTGACTCTTCTGCGTCCCGATGACTGGCACATCCACCTGCGCGATGGCGCGGTGCTGCCACATACCGTCGGCGATGCCGCGCGCACCTTCGGCCGCGCCATCATCATGCCCAACCTGGTACCGCCGGTACGCAACGCCGCCGAGGCTGACGCCTATCGCCAGCGCATTCTCGCGGCGCGCCCGGCTGGCAGCCGCTTCGAGCCGCTGATGGTGCTTTACCTCACCGACAACACCAGCCCCGAAGACGTACGCGCGGCCAAGGCCAGCGGTTTCGTGCATGCCGCCAAGCTCTACCCGGCCGGTGCCACCACCAACTCCGACTTGGGCGTGACCAGCATCGACAAGATCTTCCCAGCGCTGGAAGCCATGGCCGAAGTCGGCATGCTGCTGCTGGTGCATGGCGAAGTGACCCGCGCCGAGATCGACGTGTTCGACCGCGAGAAGGCCTTCATCGATGAGCACCTGACCCGCGTGGTCGAACGCTTCCCCACCCTGAAAGTGGTGTTCGAGCACATCACCACCCGTGACGCGGTGCAGTTCGTCGAGGCCACCTCGGCCAACGTCGGCGCCACCATCACCGCGCACCACCTGCTGTACAACCGCAACCACATGCTGGTGGGCGGCATTCGCCCGCACTTCTATTGCCTGCCGATCCTCAAGCGCAACGTGCACCAGGAAGCCCTGCTCGATGCCGCCACCAGCGGCAACGCCAAGTTCTTCCTCGGCACCGACTCGGCGCCACATGCCAAGCACGCCAAGGAAGCCGCCTGCGGCTGCGCCGGCTGCTACACCGCCTATGCCGCCATCGAGCTGTATGCCGAGGCATTCGAGCAGCGCAACGCCCTGGACAAGCTGGAAGCCTTCGCCAGCTGCCACGGCCCGGACTTCTACGGCCTGCCGCGCAACACCGACAGCATCACCCTGGTGCGTGAAGAGTGGACCGTACCGGCCAGCCTGCCGCTGGGCGACAACAGCGTAATCCCGCTGCGTGCCGGCGAAACCCTGCGCTGGAAATTGCTGGAGGCTCAGGCGTGAGCGAAGACAACTACGACGACGAACTCGAACCGAGCCTGCCGTCCGGCCCGCGCACGCCCATGGCAGCGCGCTTTCGCGGTTATCTGCCGGTTGTGGTGGACGTGGAAACCGGTGGTTTCAACAGCGCCACCGACGCCCTGCTGGAAATCGCCGCGACCACCATTGCCATGGACGAGAGCGGCTTTCTCTACTCGGACCATACCCACTTCTTCCGCGTCGAGCCCTTCGAGGGCGCCAATATCGAAGCGGCGGCGCTGGAGTTCACCGGTATCAAGCTCGACCACCCGCTGCGCATGGCGGTGAGCGAAGAACACGCGCTGGGTGAAATCTTCAAGGGCCTGCGCAAGTCGATCAAATCGGCCGGCTGCAAGCGTGCGATCCTGGTCGGGCACAACAGCAGCTTCGACCTGGGTTTTCTCAACGCTGCGGTGGCGCGTTGCGGCATCAAGCGCAACCCCTTCCACCCCTTCTCCAGCTTCGACACCGCCACCCTCGCCGGCCTCGCCTACGGCCAGACCGTGCTGGCCAAGGCCTGCCAGGCAGCGGGCATCGAATTCGACGGCAAGGAAGCGCACTCGGCCCGTTACGACACCGAGAAAACCGCCGAACTGTTCTGCGGCATCGTCAACCGCTGGAAGGAAATGGGCGGCTGGGACGAGTTCGATCAGTAGGCCCCCCCGATATGAAAAAACCGGCGAAAGCCGGTTTTTTCATATCGGGCCTCATGGCCTGCACCGTTCGTCAGGAGATGCGAGCATTCGCAATCGATCTTTGACAAGCATTCTCATTAACATTAGTATCCGACCCATCGAACAGAACCACCAAGACGAGCCTTGCTTATGTACGTCTGCCTCTGTGAAGGTGTCACCGATACGCAAATCCGCGATGCGGTCTACGAGGGCTGCTGCAGCTATCGTGAAGTGCGCGGCACACTCGGCATCGCCAGCCAGTGCGGCAAGTGCGCGTGCCTGGCCAAGCAGGTCGTGCGCGAAACCATCGCCGAAGTGCAGAGCAGCCAGGCCTCGCTGGCCTATCCTGCAGGCTTCGTCGCCGCCTGAACCTGACCCGCAAATAAAAAACCGGATTGTACAATCCGGTTTTTTTCGTCTCGCAGAAAGCCTCGATGCATCTTGCAGGCTACAGGCTGTCACGCTCCAGGTGATCGAGGTCCACCGCTTGACCCGGCTTGGCGTGCAGCCTGGCGCGAATATCCTCGAAGATCGCATCGTATTCGGCATGCGCCCGCATGATCGGGCTGTGATTGGGCGACAGGCCATGCCTGGCGACCAAACGGGAGATCACGCTGGCGAAGTTGAAGGCGGTATCGCGGTGCATCGCGAAGACTTCCTCGAAGGCCTTGCCGTCGATCTCGCCCACCAGACGCCCGTGCAGCATGGGCCCTTCTTGCGAATCCTTGCGCACCTCATAGTAAAAATCGATGCTGTAACCAGGTTGCCCGCCCAGGCCAGGCGGATTGCTGCGATGCAGGTGACCGGGTTCGAACATGCTGCTCTCTCCTCTGCCGTAACGCCGCTTGATGCGTCCTGACGGATCGCCCGAAGAGTCTAGTACGCCACTTCCAACCCTGCATGCGCCATTTCAGTGCAGGGTCGAATCCCCTGCCCTTTCCTGGACCAGCACCCAGGGGGCGACCACAACTGCCCACAACTGGGGGTCACGCGCGAGCAGATCTTCGGCACGGGAATCTTCGAGCTTGCACAACAGGCCTTGGTTCATCCATTGCGCGACTCGGGCCTGATCGTTCTCGGCCACAGCATGCGCGACCGCCACCAGATCCTGACTACCCTCGACCCAAAGCAACGCACCACGCGCAAAGAATGGCTGCAGTTCCTGCCAGCGAATCGGTGCCGTTTCACCGAGCAGCTTGGCATAGAGGGTGCTAGATTGATCCGTCATGGTGTATCCCGTGTCGATGGCGTTGAATGCAGGCGCGCAATGATAGCGCCGGTAACTGCCCTGGCAATCGCATGACGCTCGCCAGCCGACACAGGCCACGCCGTTTTTCTATACATTCCTTGCAATATAGCGACAACCCCGCGTTCCGCCTTCAGCAGCCGGCTTTTCAAGGCGCAAATCCGCGCTCTAAACTGCTCCGGTACAGTTGCCGGAGGCATTACCCGGGTCATGGACTCGGTTCTGCAGCTTCGGCCGCAAGAACTACAACAA
This region of Pseudomonas wenzhouensis genomic DNA includes:
- a CDS encoding flagellar protein MotY gives rise to the protein MRASNFLLISLLAGMPLCMPAHAISFQTRLEKVEWTVEGDQFECRLSQPISNFGSGEFVRRAGEQVTFRLKARERWMGAGSATLLAAAAPWQPGRGDINLGVVSVGNGEVPFNSSQEQGARLLTGLLEGRSPLVRHRTLNGGDNLEVRLLPVKFHKAYEDYQACTAKLLPVNFDQIRQAQIGFPGGGIDLDPMAKSKLDIILDFVKADPSINSFQIDGHADNSGNRLTNRDLSRRRALAVQEYLVAGGIPVEQITMRFHGERYPLVPNTSDANRAKNRRATLRLERVPAAEVPQQSAPAPATTPVDPPGSSPS
- the pyrC gene encoding dihydroorotase; the protein is MSDRLTLLRPDDWHIHLRDGAVLPHTVGDAARTFGRAIIMPNLVPPVRNAAEADAYRQRILAARPAGSRFEPLMVLYLTDNTSPEDVRAAKASGFVHAAKLYPAGATTNSDLGVTSIDKIFPALEAMAEVGMLLLVHGEVTRAEIDVFDREKAFIDEHLTRVVERFPTLKVVFEHITTRDAVQFVEATSANVGATITAHHLLYNRNHMLVGGIRPHFYCLPILKRNVHQEALLDAATSGNAKFFLGTDSAPHAKHAKEAACGCAGCYTAYAAIELYAEAFEQRNALDKLEAFASCHGPDFYGLPRNTDSITLVREEWTVPASLPLGDNSVIPLRAGETLRWKLLEAQA
- the rnt gene encoding ribonuclease T encodes the protein MSEDNYDDELEPSLPSGPRTPMAARFRGYLPVVVDVETGGFNSATDALLEIAATTIAMDESGFLYSDHTHFFRVEPFEGANIEAAALEFTGIKLDHPLRMAVSEEHALGEIFKGLRKSIKSAGCKRAILVGHNSSFDLGFLNAAVARCGIKRNPFHPFSSFDTATLAGLAYGQTVLAKACQAAGIEFDGKEAHSARYDTEKTAELFCGIVNRWKEMGGWDEFDQ
- a CDS encoding bacterioferritin-associated ferredoxin; the encoded protein is MYVCLCEGVTDTQIRDAVYEGCCSYREVRGTLGIASQCGKCACLAKQVVRETIAEVQSSQASLAYPAGFVAA
- a CDS encoding DUF5064 family protein, producing MFEPGHLHRSNPPGLGGQPGYSIDFYYEVRKDSQEGPMLHGRLVGEIDGKAFEEVFAMHRDTAFNFASVISRLVARHGLSPNHSPIMRAHAEYDAIFEDIRARLHAKPGQAVDLDHLERDSL
- a CDS encoding DUF2288 domain-containing protein produces the protein MTDQSSTLYAKLLGETAPIRWQELQPFFARGALLWVEGSQDLVAVAHAVAENDQARVAQWMNQGLLCKLEDSRAEDLLARDPQLWAVVVAPWVLVQERAGDSTLH